A stretch of Vannielia litorea DNA encodes these proteins:
- a CDS encoding ABC transporter ATP-binding protein, producing MAELALDNAIKRYGATQVIHGIDLKVDDGDFCVFVGPSGCGKSTLLRMIAGLEETSDGRMTIGGRDVTHADPAKRGVAMVFQTYALYPHMTVRENMSFGLKIGGEDKAEIKRKVDAAAQILKLDDYMDRKPKALSGGQRQRVAIGRAIVRKPDVFLFDEPLSNLDAELRVQMRLEIARLHRQLGATMIYVTHDQVEAMTMADKIVVLRDGRIEQAGKPVELYEDPDNQFVAGFIGSPRMNFFDATVARREGNVAVVSVGRLGGVEVPMPLKDAPAMGADVVLGLRPEHFEPDGPIRATINVDVVENLGGVSYAYSSADAGETPITVEWRGRTRPDEGGAVEIGFDPSAALLFDRASGLRIR from the coding sequence ATGGCTGAGCTGGCCCTCGACAATGCGATCAAGCGCTACGGCGCGACCCAAGTGATCCATGGCATCGACCTGAAGGTGGATGACGGCGATTTCTGCGTCTTCGTCGGGCCGTCGGGCTGCGGCAAGTCCACCCTGCTGCGGATGATCGCGGGGCTGGAAGAGACGAGCGACGGGCGTATGACCATCGGTGGCCGGGACGTGACCCACGCGGACCCGGCCAAGCGCGGGGTGGCCATGGTCTTTCAGACCTACGCGCTCTACCCGCACATGACGGTGCGCGAGAACATGAGCTTCGGCCTGAAGATCGGCGGCGAGGACAAGGCCGAGATCAAGCGCAAGGTCGATGCGGCCGCGCAGATCCTGAAGCTCGACGACTACATGGACCGCAAGCCGAAAGCCCTGTCAGGCGGTCAGCGCCAGCGGGTCGCGATTGGCCGGGCCATCGTGCGCAAGCCAGACGTCTTTCTCTTCGACGAGCCGCTTTCGAACCTCGACGCCGAACTGCGGGTGCAGATGCGGCTGGAGATCGCCCGCCTGCACCGGCAGCTTGGCGCGACCATGATCTACGTGACCCATGACCAGGTCGAGGCGATGACCATGGCCGACAAGATCGTGGTGCTGCGCGACGGCCGCATCGAGCAGGCCGGCAAGCCGGTGGAGCTTTACGAGGACCCGGACAACCAGTTCGTGGCCGGGTTCATCGGCAGCCCGCGGATGAACTTCTTCGACGCGACCGTGGCGCGCCGAGAGGGCAACGTGGCGGTGGTCTCGGTCGGGCGGCTTGGTGGGGTCGAGGTGCCGATGCCCCTGAAAGACGCGCCGGCCATGGGGGCAGATGTGGTTCTGGGTCTCAGGCCCGAGCACTTCGAACCCGACGGGCCGATCCGGGCGACGATCAACGTGGACGTTGTCGAGAACCTCGGGGGCGTGTCCTATGCCTATTCCTCCGCCGACGCGGGGGAAACGCCGATCACGGTGGAGTGGCGCGGGCGCACGCGGCCCGATGAGGGCGGCGCCGTCGAGATCGGCTTCGACCCTTCCGCGGCGCTGCTCTTCGATCGGGCCAGCGGCCTGCGGATCAGGTAG
- a CDS encoding SMP-30/gluconolactonase/LRE family protein, producing MSKRAVDCVWEARAGCGEGPIWDHRTRQLWWVDISGEKIHAFAPHSGEKSSFDAPCLISSIALGAGGGLLIASARGICAFDARTGTLTPLHDPEPGLSGNRLNDMIAGPDGRLWAGTMSEGAKRSSGALYCYDAKGPVHEMTGTTISNGLGWSPDGARLYFIDSVPGVLHVCESGSWRELLVFDDTLGKPDGMTVDAEGVLWVAICDRGKVVGLSPEGKLLETIDIPCQIVTSCAFGGSDLRTLYVTTGTFSMSAEEKAANPLAGGLFAVRMDTPGVEGFEARWPHRST from the coding sequence ATGAGCAAGCGCGCCGTGGATTGCGTGTGGGAAGCCCGGGCCGGATGCGGTGAAGGGCCGATCTGGGATCATCGCACCAGACAGCTCTGGTGGGTGGATATCTCGGGCGAGAAGATCCACGCCTTCGCGCCGCACTCTGGTGAGAAGTCCAGTTTCGACGCGCCCTGCCTCATAAGCTCCATCGCGCTGGGGGCGGGCGGCGGGCTGCTGATCGCCTCGGCACGGGGCATCTGCGCCTTCGATGCCCGCACAGGCACGCTCACGCCCCTGCACGACCCCGAGCCGGGACTTTCCGGCAACCGCCTGAACGACATGATCGCCGGGCCGGACGGCAGGCTCTGGGCGGGCACCATGTCGGAAGGGGCGAAGCGCTCGTCTGGCGCGCTCTACTGCTATGACGCCAAGGGCCCGGTTCACGAGATGACCGGAACGACAATTTCGAACGGCCTCGGCTGGTCGCCCGACGGGGCGCGGCTCTACTTTATCGACAGCGTGCCGGGCGTGCTCCATGTGTGCGAGAGCGGCAGCTGGCGCGAGCTCCTCGTTTTCGACGACACCCTCGGCAAGCCCGACGGCATGACCGTAGATGCCGAAGGTGTGCTCTGGGTCGCGATCTGCGATCGTGGCAAGGTCGTCGGCCTCAGCCCGGAGGGCAAGTTGTTGGAGACCATCGACATCCCCTGCCAGATCGTCACCAGCTGCGCCTTCGGCGGAAGCGATCTGCGCACGCTCTACGTAACCACCGGCACTTTCAGCATGAGCGCCGAAGAAAAGGCCGCCAATCCACTCGCTGGCGGCCTCTTCGCGGTCCGCATGGACACGCCCGGGGTCGAAGGCTTCGAAGCGAGATGGCCGCACCGATCTACCTGA
- a CDS encoding GntR family transcriptional regulator yields MAPALSLTARHDSAPSSSSIYEQIRHDILSGALAANARLKVSELAKVHNTSTNPVREALQQLRGEGLVLFTPNQGARVRPIDMEFVRDVAEVGYQLEPYLLKLFVETASDEDVAELERIQDEIEALNFKDKPRHTDLNNAFHEKMYERHYNRVAFGVWKQHREIMGSISTRIPIAIGRQEAILKEHRALIEAIRAQDVDRATKVLSQHIGDAGRHLVDQLRIERTRASRAAGV; encoded by the coding sequence ATGGCACCCGCACTCTCCCTGACCGCCCGGCATGACAGCGCGCCGTCCTCCAGCTCGATTTACGAGCAGATCCGGCATGACATCCTGTCGGGGGCGCTTGCCGCCAACGCGCGGCTCAAGGTCTCGGAGCTGGCGAAGGTGCACAACACCTCGACCAATCCGGTGCGTGAGGCGTTGCAGCAGCTCCGGGGCGAGGGGCTGGTGCTCTTCACGCCGAACCAGGGCGCCCGCGTGCGCCCGATCGACATGGAGTTCGTCCGCGACGTCGCCGAGGTGGGCTATCAGCTCGAGCCCTACCTGCTGAAGCTTTTCGTCGAGACCGCGAGTGACGAGGACGTGGCCGAGCTCGAACGTATCCAGGACGAAATCGAGGCTCTGAACTTCAAGGACAAACCCCGCCACACCGACCTCAACAACGCCTTCCATGAAAAGATGTACGAGCGGCATTACAACCGTGTGGCCTTCGGTGTCTGGAAGCAACACCGCGAGATCATGGGCTCGATCAGCACCCGCATCCCGATTGCAATCGGTCGGCAGGAAGCGATCCTGAAGGAGCACCGGGCCTTGATCGAGGCGATACGGGCACAGGATGTCGATCGGGCGACCAAGGTCCTGTCGCAGCATATCGGGGATGCAGGGCGTCATCTGGTGGACCAGCTCAGAATCGAACGGACACGGGCGTCGCGGGCGGCCGGTGTCTGA
- a CDS encoding SUMF1/EgtB/PvdO family nonheme iron enzyme, with product MRADAGPHLRDCVPVPGGKALLGTAHPLIEGDGEGPLVEKRVRDLWWERGATSIAQFRRFVDATGHVTEAERYGWSFVFHLHVPGGGEGTLGVEGLEWWRRIEGASWERPAGPDAPPGADDMPATHIAFEDARAFAAWAGGRLPREVEWEHAARGGLGDVRYPWGDDEPDDARFLPCNIWQGTFPNHDTGADGFAGPAPVHSFTPNGYGLHHVVGNVWEWTAEPFRLRSGRKAARALNAQARGRRLLKGGSFLCHRSYCHRYRIAARTGNTPDSSSSHTGFRVVYDTPPAH from the coding sequence GTGCGCGCCGATGCCGGGCCGCACCTGCGCGATTGTGTTCCGGTGCCGGGGGGCAAGGCCCTGCTCGGCACCGCGCACCCGCTGATCGAGGGAGACGGGGAGGGGCCGCTCGTTGAAAAACGCGTGCGGGACCTCTGGTGGGAACGCGGCGCGACCAGCATCGCCCAGTTTCGCCGCTTCGTGGACGCAACCGGACACGTGACCGAGGCGGAACGATATGGCTGGTCCTTCGTGTTTCACCTTCATGTTCCGGGTGGCGGCGAGGGAACGCTGGGTGTGGAAGGGCTGGAATGGTGGCGCCGGATCGAGGGAGCCTCCTGGGAGCGGCCCGCAGGCCCCGACGCACCGCCGGGAGCCGATGACATGCCGGCCACGCACATCGCCTTCGAGGATGCGCGCGCCTTCGCGGCCTGGGCCGGTGGTCGCCTGCCCAGGGAGGTCGAGTGGGAACACGCGGCGCGCGGCGGGCTGGGTGACGTGCGCTACCCCTGGGGCGACGACGAGCCCGACGACGCGCGGTTTTTGCCCTGCAACATCTGGCAGGGCACGTTCCCGAACCATGACACCGGTGCCGATGGCTTCGCCGGTCCGGCGCCGGTGCATTCCTTCACGCCGAACGGTTACGGATTGCATCACGTGGTGGGTAATGTCTGGGAGTGGACGGCAGAGCCCTTCCGGTTGCGGTCGGGGCGCAAGGCGGCGCGGGCCCTCAACGCGCAGGCACGCGGAAGGCGGCTGCTGAAGGGAGGGTCCTTCCTGTGCCATCGCTCCTACTGCCACCGCTACCGGATCGCCGCCCGAACCGGGAATACGCCGGACAGCAGCAGCTCGCACACCGGATTTCGCGTGGTCTACGATACACCGCCTGCGCATTGA